Proteins encoded by one window of Ascochyta rabiei chromosome 1, complete sequence:
- a CDS encoding DNA helicase, whose product MSSANRGAGPSRNRNKRSRDDELSSSAALPPSSPMASSPPMLPQDEDADMLDEDDIIRDVDDLDEEAEEAEGIDLFADDFENDYSRRENDAYEGEGIDDEGEYDELTLDQRRELERRLNARDREARRRMPAAFLPDDDDQDGLADLMGQGRRRVRRHRYDEDQDDMDMGDDIMNEELTLEALTDVKANNLTDWVAQPQVARTIAREFKSFLTEYTDENGTSVYGTRIRTLGEVNAESLEVSFDHLAESKATLAYWLANTPTEMLKIFDQVSMEVVLLHYPDYERIHNEIHVRITDVPVQYTLRQLRQSHLNSLVRVSGVVTRRSGVFPQLKYVKFDCTKCGTTLGPFHQDSNVEVKISFCQNCQSRGPFTVNSERTVYRNYQKLTLQESPGTVPAGRLPRHREVILLWDLIDSAKPGEEIEVTGIYRNNYDAALNNKNGFPVFATILEANYVVKSHDQLAGFRLTDEDEREIRRLAKDPKIVDKVIDSIAPSIYGHTDIKTAVALSLFGGVSKEAAGRHSIRGDINVLLLGDPGTAKSQILKYVEKTAHRAVFATGQGASAVGLTASVRRDPMTSEWTLEGGALVLADKGTCLIDEFDKMNDQDRTSIHEAMEQQTISISKAGIVTTLQARCAIVAAANPIGGRYNSTIPFSQNVELTEPILSRFDILCVVRDTVDPKEDERLAKFVVNSHGRAHPHVNSAYGYSDKAKATQNGENGEGMEVDEMETSRKESEIPQELLRKYILYAREKCRPKLYQIDQDKVARLFADMRRESMATGAYPITVRHLEAILRIAEAFCKMRLSDYCSSQDIDRAIAVTVDSFVGSQKVSAKKALARSFAKYTLNRPGAVRAPARAGRNAQRAAA is encoded by the exons ATGTCGTCTGCAAACCGCGGGGCAGGGCCTAGCAGGAACCGCAACAAGCGTTCCCGTGATGACGAACTGTCATCTTCTGCTGCGCTACCACCGTCGAGCC CCATGGCTTCCTCGCCGCCGATGCTGCCACAAGACGAAGATGCAGACATGCTTGACGAAGACGACATCATCCGGGACGTGGACGACTTAGACGAAGAAGCTGAGGAAGCTGAGGGTATCGATCTTTTCGCAGACGATTTCGAGAACGACTACAGCAGACGCGAGAACGATGCATACGAGGGCGAGGGTATCGATGACGAAGGCGAATACGATGAACTCACACTCGATCAAAGGCGAGAGCTCGAACGGCGTCTCAATGCTCGCGATCGGGAGGCCAGACGTCGCATGCCTGCTGCTTTCCTGccagacgacgacgaccagGATGGTCTGGCTGATCTGATGGGCCAGGGCCGCCGCCGCGTACGGAGACATCGATATGACGAAGATCAGGATGACATGGACATGGGCGACGATATCATGAACGAGGAGTTGACCCTGGAGGCTCTTACAGACGTAAAGGCCAACAATCTGACTGATTGGGTCGCCCAGCCACAAGTCGCTCGTACCATTGCCCGCGAATTTAAGTCGTTCCTAACAGAATATACGGATGAGAACGGAACATCGGTCTACGGTACTCGCATTCGAACACTCGGTGAAGTCAACGCCGAATCCCTGGAAGTATCCTTCGACCATCTTGCCGAATCGAAGGCGACACTGGCGTATTGGCTTGCAAACACCCCGACTGAGATGCTAAAGATCTTCGACCAAGTCTCTATGGAAGTTGTGCTCCTTCATTACCCTGATTACGAGCGAATTCACAACGAGATCCACGTTCGTATCACAGATGTACCGGTTCAGTACACCCTGCGCCAGCTTCGTCAGTCCCACCTGAATAGTTTGGTCCGTGTCAGTGGAGTTGTCACTCGCCGCAGTGGAGTGTTCCCTCAGCTCAAGTACGTCAAATTTGACTGTACAAAGTGCGGTACTACACTTGGTCCGTTTCATCAGGATTCAAATGTCGAAGTCAAGATCTCTTTCTGTCAGAACTGCCAATCTCGCGGCCCTTTCACAGTCAACTCGGAACGAACAGTATACCGCAACTATCAGAAGCTTACTCTACAGGAGTCTCCAGGAACTGTGCCTGCTGGTCGTTTGCCCCGTCACCGTGAAGTTATTCTTCTCTGGGACCTGATTGACTCTGCGAAACCCGGCGAGGAGATCGAGGTTACCGGTATCTACCGCAACAACTACGATGCTGCTCTCAATAACAAGAACGGCTTCCCTGTCTTTGCCACCATTTTGGAGGCCAACTACGTTGTCAAGTCTCATGATCAGCTGGCTGGTTTTCGACTCACTGACGAGGACGAGCGGGAAATTCGGAGGCTGGCCAAGGACCCGAAGATTGTGGACAAGGTCATTGACTCGATTGCGCCCAGCATCTACGGTCACACCGACATCAAGACCGCTGTTGCGCTTTCGCTGTTTGGTGGTGTCAGTAAAGAGGCAGCTGGTCGTCACTCGATTCGTGGTGATATCAACGTTCTGCTACTTGGAGATCCTGGTACAGCAAAGTCCCAAATCTTGAAGTATGTCGAGAAGACAGCTCATCGTGCCGTCTTCGCGACAGGTCAAGGAGCATCCGCTGTCGGTCTGACAGCTTCCGTTCGCCGCGACCCTATGACAAGCGAATGGACTTTAGAGGGTGGTGCGCTGGTGCTTGCTGACAAGGGAACATGTCTTATTGATGAGTTTGACAAGATGAACGACCAGGATCGGACATCTATCCACGAAGCCATGGAACAGCAGACTATCTCCATTTCCAAGGCAGGTATCGTTACAACTCTCCAGGCCCGTTGCGCCATTGTTGCAGCGGCCAATCCCATCGGCGGTCGCTACAACTCCACCATCCCATTTTCGCAGAACGTCGAGTTGACAGAGCCCATTTTGTCGCGTTTCGACATCTTGTGTGTCGTACGTGACACCGTCGATCCGAAAGAGGATGAGCGTCTTGCTAAATTCGTTGTCAACTCCCACGGCCGAGCGCATCCTCACGTCAATTCTGCCTACGGCTATTCCGATAAAGCCAAGGCTACACAAAATGGCGAGAACGGCGAAGGTATGGAGGTCGATGAGATGGAAACTTCTCGCAAGGAGAGTGAGATTCCACAGGAGCTGCTAAGGAAGTACATCCTCTATGCCCGCGAAAAGTGCAGGCCGAAGCTCTACCAGATCGATCAAGACAAGGTCGCTCGCCTATTTGCTGACATGCGTCGCGAGTCAATGGCCACTGGAGCGTACCCCATCACC GTCCGTCATCTGGAAGCTATCCTTCGTATCGCAGAAGCGTTCTGTAAGATGCGCTTGTCAGACTACTGCTCCTCTCAGGACATTGACCGTGCCATTGCTGTCACTGTCGACTCGTTTGTTGGCTCGCAAAAGGTCAGCGCAAAGAAGGCGTTGGCGAGATCGTTTGCCAAGTACACTTTGAACAGGCCTGGTGCTGTTCGTGCGCCTGCAAGGGCTGGACGCAACGCTCAACGCGCAGCTGCATAG
- a CDS encoding 60S ribosomal protein L30, with the protein MAPKKSKRTADSINSRLALVMKSGKVTLGYKSTLKTLRSGKAKLVIIAGNTPPLRKSELEYYAMLSKTSVHHFSGNNIELGTACGKLFRCSTMAILDAGDSDILTTSTEN; encoded by the exons ATGGCCCccaagaagagcaagagaACCGCTGACTCCATCAACTCGCGCCTGGCGCTTGTTATGAAGTCCGGAAA GGTCACCCTCGGTTACAAGTCCACCCTCAAGACCCTCCGCTCTGGCAAGGCCAAGCTTGTCATCATTGCCGGCAACACTCCCCCTCTCCGCAAGTCTGAGCTCGAGTACTACGCCATGTTGTCCAAGACCTCCGTCCACCACTTCTCCGGCAACAAC ATTGAGCTCGGTACCGCCTGCGGTAAGCTCTTCCGCTGCTCCACTATGGCCATCCTCGATGCTGGTGACTCCGACATCCTGACCACCAGCACCGAGAACTAA
- a CDS encoding 60S ribosomal protein L10, with protein sequence MARRPARCYRYCKNKPYPKSRFNRGVPDAKIRIFDLGRKKASVDDFPLCVHLVSNEYEQLSSEALEAARICANKYLVKIAGKEGFHLRVRVHPYHVVRINKMLSCAGADRLQTGMRGAFGKPNGLVARVNIGQILLSVRTRDTHRATALEALRRCQYKFPGRQKIIVSKNWGFTPLKRDEYVEKRREGKIRIDGAYVQFLRTKGPLDYNMRRFPEAFEQEA encoded by the exons ATGGCTCGCCGTCCCGCCCGTTGCTACCGCTACTGCAAGAACAAGCCC TACCCCAAGAGCAGGTTCAACCGCGGTGTACCTGATGCCAAGATCCGCATCTTCGACCTCGGTCGCAAGAAGGCCAGCGTAGACGACTTCCCTCTCTGCGTCCACCTCGTCTCCAACGAGTACGAGCAGCTGTCCTCCGAGGCTCTCGAGGCCGCCCGTATTTGCGCCAACAAGTACCTCGTCAAGATTGCCGGAAAGGAAGGTTTCCATCTCCGTGTCCGTGTCCACCCCTACCACGTCGTCCGTATCAACAAGATGTTGTCGTGCGCTGGTGCCGATAGGCTGCAGACCGGAATGCGTGGTGCTTTCGGAAAGCCTAACGGTCTCGTTGCCCGTGTCAACATTGGTCAGATCCTTCTGTCTGTCCGAACCAGGGATACTCACCGCGCCACCGCCCTCGAGGCTCTGAGGCGTTGCCAGTACAAG TTCCCCGGTCGCCAGAAGATCATCGTCTCCAAGAACTGGGGCTTCACTCCCCTCAAGCGCGACGAGTACGTCGAGAAGCGCCGGGAGGGCAAGATCAGGATTGACGGTGCCTACGTCCAGTTCCTCCGCACCAAGGGTCCCCTCGACTACAACATGCGCCGCTTCCCCGAGGCTTTCGAGCAGGAGGCTTAG
- a CDS encoding RING-type E3 ubiquitin transferase: MADSQSTTTSAKPRTSSISQVSESSQTAAEFIKEQLSLEAEAREALPYQFDTCTRDLGPLRQSLYACLTCSPPPASAAQVHTPAGVCYSCSISCHGEHTLVELFNKRDFICDCGTTRMPENVPCTLRINAKTGQKGGVTGEEAAKSNKYNQNFKNRFCGCGEDYDAHQEKGTMFQCLGLGTVVEGGCGEDWWHPECLVGFTREEYAKSIEKPEKKDTNGTDVNTDVNVEDKRHEIGIATPILDAAALERSGEDGNDMATAVEQNEDEDTPLPPGFPPEDDFDHFLCYKCVEANPWIKKLAGSPGFLPPVYTQKALNAVQPTETATSALDATNDDSKKRKASDADDDELNNTTLSIPVSAKRQKSENPSTALSSTPEATTVLPTTPKKEDISTCKLVSLPPLPTPALTNSFSLFLKPDFRDHLCRCASCFPLLKPHPQLLEEEDTYEPPISEDGDEGVQSVGTGSILDRGEAAFNNMDRVRAIQGAMAYAQLKDKVSAFLKPFAESGKAVGAEDVKAYFEKLRGDEQGIQEAAVGAKTSKSDEDGDAGADGNTRKEQSGY; the protein is encoded by the exons ATGGCGGACTCTCAGTCCACAACCACGTCAGCGAAGCCACGGACGAGCAGCATATCACAAGTATCCGAAAGTTCCCAGACAGCAGCAGA GTTCATCAAGGAACAACTCAGCCTCGAGGCAGAAGCGCGCGAAGCTCTGCCCTAC CAATTCGACACCTGCACACGCGATCTCGGCCCTCTACGTCAGAGTCTCTACGCATGCCTCACGTGTAGCCCGCCGCCCGCCAGCGCCGCCCAAGTCCACACACCCGCAGGCGTATGCTATTCCTGCTCAATATCCTGCCACGGCGAACACACCCTTGTTGAGTTGTTTAACAAACGCGATTTCATCTGTGATTGCGGCACAACTCGGATGCCTGAGAACGTGCCATGCACTTTGCGCATCAATGCTAAGACTGGGCAGAAGGGAGGTGTCACTGGCGAGGAGGCCGCGAAGAGCAACAAGTACAACCAGAATTTCAAGAACAGGTTTTGTGGCTGCGGCGAGGACTATGACGCGCATCAAGAAAAAGGAACCATGTTCCAGTGTCTAGGGCTAGGAACTGTTGTCGAAGGCGGCTGCGGTGAAGACTGGTGGCACCCAGAGTGTTTGGTCGGCTTCACCCGTGAGGAGTATGCGAAGTCGATTGAGAAGCCAGAGAAAAAGGATACCAACGGCACAGACGTGAACACCGACGTCAACGTGGAGGACAAAAGACATGAGATCGGAATAGCTACGCCAATATTGGATGCGGCAGCGCTTGAGCGTAGCGGTGAGGACGGAAATGATATGGCAACTGCAGTTGAACAGAACGAGGATGAAGATACGCCGCTACCTCCGGGCTTTCCGCCTGAAGACGACTTCGACCACTTTCTTTGCTATAAATGCGTGGAAGCCAATCCCTGGATCAAGAAACTCGCAGGATCCCCTGGCTTCCTGCCCCCAGTCTATACCCAGAAGGCTCTCAATGCTGTTCAGCCTACAGAGACCGCTACATCGGCCCTCGACGCCACAAATGACGATTCGAAGAAGCGCAAGGCATCTGATGCGGACGATGATGAGCTGAACAACACAACGCTGTCAATCCCGGTTTCTGCTAAGCGCCAGAAATCCGAAAACCCTAGCACTGCACTTTCTAGCACCCCAGAGGCTACTACCGTTCTTCCAACTACACCTAAAAAAGAAGACATCTCAACCTGCAAGCTGGTATCCCTCCCTCCTCTGCCCACACCAGCACTTACCAACTCTTTCTCGCTCTTCCTCAAACCCGACTTCCGCGACCACCTCTGCCGCTGCGCCTCCTGCTTCCCGCTTCTCAAACCCCATCCACAACTGctagaagaagaggataCTTACGAGCCACCAATCTCCGAGGACGGCGATGAGGGTGTACAGTCCGTTGGCACAGGGTCCATACTCGACCGCGGCGAAGCAGCGTTCAACAACATGGATCGTGTGCGCGCCATACAGGGTGCTATGGCGTATGCGCAGCTCAAAGACAAGGTTTCGGCATTCTTGAAGCCTTTTGCAGAGTCTGGGAAGGCTGTTGGTGCGGAGGATGTTAAGGCGTACTTTGAGAAGCTGAGAGGTGATGAACAGGGGATCCAGGAGGCTGCTGTTGGAGCAAAGACGAGTAAGAGTGACGAGGACGGTGATGCTGGCGCGGATGGAAATACTAGGAAAGAGCAGAGTGGTTACTGA
- a CDS encoding Vacuolar inheritance and morphology protein, with the protein MTSPAAAAALPETEDFESITGAQESAEPASSSSTTPTPTPTAASSRENSTSSQASVVHAPASSTQSSAATQIPSMHRPSLARDRTLNVSGSPSPASSALNSRDASPARSLQRNTNAPPASTARSQSGLRSRKSSTDVSPNRGPGTNSPGLSAAAIQRALSSTSIPQLPPVSSSDSVKAPRPLKSPSALVSGDSTPHWPHSPRLKSPPPPDARSHSRSRRNSLRSQTRRPEAPSTPSIVVQHSSPSPASTSRAPAADEAVTPGDQDEPIMSLSMKAPSRGASGVAPKLATVQESSLPATPGFDGVEPQSFTPTATTHKKFEEDRNDVSSSKVTEDLSSRNNNANNNNMHTGSGSDSGTKNGRKGKMQEQRSSSTHRVSSNVSTKPSLTSLSSRARDPPLRNMTVETETVPSIAQATISNQDRSASGRVDGSLRLKPSNETIRPKKERKPPKRKAPSIHSGTGRSSQLSYHYRIPSRPDMAPRSNTASSYGSQMSLRSYDDRRSMLTMSPPASPEMAVSAYAPSLSYFYSNTNSSSRKASSKADVFEQKVASAVDEANSSDSDATFIYESNPPEHQPHRSRGHHSRTPSMTSIASLADPRLAIRNEHKNPGKKSSMKFTNPYNNPNLDLDGIDRGEGTIRLGSGRAGTGSHHHHIGRHGQGRGALSHILLNDDAASSMSQSSRGRGPSSRHPSQPNSPRFHNFTVANGTVNGNNKYGELSAYDIDAGIVADDERTPLIPSSRSPRVRTPRRRDSVTLSNLQRQLDRRHRNEGGWCRRFAGCLVLSILLLVVVFSSVGLVFATTKPLTNVGIYEIRNVVASQEELILDLVVDAVNPNIIGVTITDMDVSIFAKSKHVGSDKWWHEHGNGVPHNNEEDWQSIEASDVVEATDKTPDGVDEGTDPIEDPDVGEPRTMLLGRIFHFDSPLNFDGSFWQRHCAESIGEIRLTHPGNKTEAGGTKRWEEVSQYPFELIVRGNFKYQLPLSTRDLSVVVTHTYHYDPDAEKRRLIKADESRVEPTKTEHPAHAVPSKPLGRYDRRVVPTLQCR; encoded by the exons ATGACCTcccctgctgctgctgctgctctccCCGAGACCGAGGATTTCGAAAGCATCACCGGTGCGCAGGAGAGTGCTGAGCCggcgtcgtcatcgtcaacaacgcccacgcccacgcccacggcAGCCTCTTCGCGCGAGAACTCGACGTCCAGCCAGGCCTCGGTCGTGCATGCGCCTGCATCCAGCACTCAGAGCAGTGCAGCAACGCAGATCCCCTCGATGCACCGCCCATCCCTCGCGCGAGACCGCACGCTCAACGTGTCCGGCTCGCCGTCGCCAGCCAGCTCGGCGCTCAACTCACGCGATGCTTCGCCTGCACGCAGTCTGCAACGCAACACCAACGCGCCGCCCGCCTCGACCGCCAGGTCCCAATCTGGCCTCCGTTCACGCAAGAGCAGCACCGACGTCAGCCCCAACCGCGGACCCGGCACAAACTCCCCAGGGCTCTCGGCTGCTGCCATCCAGCGCGCCCTCTCGTCTACCAGCATCCCCCAACTGCCGCCTGTCTCGTCCTCCGACTCGGTCAAGGCACCCCGGCCGCTCAAGTCTCCCTCCGCCCTCGTCTCTGGCGACAGCACCCCCCATTGGCCGCACTCGCCGCGCCTCAAGTCTCCCCCGCCGCCCGACGCCCGTTCCCATTCGCGCTCACGCCGCAACTCTCTGCGCTCCCAGACGCGGAGGCCTGAGGCTCCATCGACGCCCTCAATCGTGGTCCAGCACTCTTCGCCCTCGCCTGCCTCAACCTCTCGTGCTCCAGCCGCCGACGAGGCGGTGACGCCGGGCGACCAGGACGAGCCCATCATGAGCTTGTCCATGAAGGCGCCGTCCCGCGGTGCCAGCGGCGTGGCTCCCAAGCTGGCGACTGTGCAGGAGTCTAGTCTGCCTGCAACGCCGGGCTTTGACGGCGTTGAGCCGCAAAG CTTCACGCCCACAGCAACCACGCATAAGAAGTTCGAGGAAGACCGCAATGACGTCAGTTCGTCAAAGGTTACCGAAGACCTCAGTAGCCGAAACAACAACGCGAACAACAACAATATGCATACCGGCAGTGGCAGCGACAGTGGCACAAAGAACGGCAGGAAGGGCAAGATGCAGGAGCAGCGATCCTCGTCCACCCACCGAGTGAGCAGCAACGTCTCCACCAAGCCTTCGTTGACCTCGCTGTCATCGCGAGCCCGCGATCCACCCCTGCGCAACATGACGGTGGAGACGGAGACGGTTCCATCCATAGCGCAGGCCACCATCAGCAACCAAGATCGCTCTGCCTCGGGGCGTGTCGACGGCAGCTTGCGATTGAAGCCAAGCAACGAGACAATACGGCCCAAGAAAGAGAGGAAGCCCCCAAAGCGAAAGGCACCGTCAATCCACTCGGGCACTGGTAGGTCCTCGCAACTTTCATATCACTACCGCATTCCTAGCAGGCCCGACATGGCCCCACGATCAAACACCGCGTCCTCATACGGGAGTCAGATGTCACTGCGCTCCTACGACGACCGGCGATCGATGTTGACCATGTCACCACCTGCAAGTCCAGAGATGGCCGTTTCCGCTTATGCTCCATCGCTCAGCTATTTTTACTCGAATACTAACTCAAGCTCCCGTAAAGCTTCGTCAAAAGCAGATGTCTTCGAACAGAAAGTTGCTAGCGCAGTCGACGAAGCCAACTCTTCCGACTCGGACGCTACGTTCATCTACGAGTCCAACCCACCCGAACATCAACCTCACCGCAGCCGGGGTCACCACTCCAGAACGCCCAGCATGACATCCATCGCCAGTCTTGCCGACCCACGTTTAGCGATACGCAATGAGCACAAGAACCCCGGCAAGAAGAGCAGTATGAAGTTTACCAATCCTTACAACAACCCAAACCTCGACCTCGATGGCATAGATCGCGGTGAAGGAACGATACGTTTAGGGTCTGGCCGCGCCGGCACAGGCAGCCACCATCACCACATCGGCCGACACGGCCAAGGCCGTGGCGCTCTTAGTCACATTTTGCTGAATGATGACGCCGCCTCCTCCATGTCGCAGTCCTCGCGCGGACGTGGACCCTCTTCGCGGCACCCATCGCAGCCAAACAGTCCTCGCTTCCATAATTTTACCGTCGCGAACGGTACTGTGAACGGCAACAACAAGTATGGAGAGCTGTCCGCCTACGACATTGATGCGGGCATCGTCGCTGATGATGAGCGTACGCCACTGATTCCATCAAGCCGAAGTCCCAGAGTCCGGACTCCACGCCGAAGAGACAGCGTAACTCTTAGCAACCTGCAACGGCAGCTAGATCGCAGACATCGCAACGAAGGCGGTTGGTGTCGCCGTTTCGCTGGGTGTCTTGTGCTATCTATTCTGCTTCTCGTCGTTGTCTTTAGCTCGGTCGGGCTTGTGTTCGCGACCACGAAGCCTTTGACCAACGTGGGCATTTACGAGATCCGGAATGTGGTGGCGAGCCAAGAGGAACTGATATTGGATTTGGTCGTCGACGCTGTGAACCCAAATATCATTGGCGTCACGATCACCGATATGGACGTCAGCATATTCGCAAAGAGCAAACACGTTGGCTCAGACAAGTGGTGGCACGAACACGGCAACGGCGTACCGCACAACAACGAGGAAGACTGGCAGTCCATCGAGGCCTCTGACGTTGTTGAAGCAACCGACAAAACTCCAGACGGTGTTGACGAAGGCACAGATCCTATCGAAGATCCAGACGTCGGTGAGCCTCGTACTATGTTGCTCGGCCGCATATTCCATTTTGATTCACCGTTGAACTTCGATGGCTCATTCTGGCAACGACACTGTGCTGAATCGATCGGTGAAATTCGCTTGACACATCCAGGGAACAAGACCGAAGCCGGTGGGACAAAGCGGTGGGAGGAAGTCTCGCAGTACCCTTTCGAACTCATCGTGCGGGGCAACTTCAAATACCAGCTTCCACTCAGCACGCGAGATCTCAGCGTCGTAGTAACGCATACCTACCATTATGATCCGGACGCCGAGAAGAGAAGGTTGATCAAGGCCGACGAGAGTAGGGTCGAGCCGACAAAAACAGAGCATCCTGCACATGCTGTACCATCCAAACCCCTAGGGAGGTACGACCGCAGAGTCGTTCCAACCCTCCAATGCCGCTAG